The segment CGCTCGGTGAGCGGCAGCGATCCCGACTCACGAAAGACGAACGCCGCCGTTCCGACCACCGCCGCTGCGCAGAGCAGAGCCTCCAGTCTGCCTCGCTCCACACGGTCCCGCGGACGCTCCACGAGAAGGAGAACCGGAGCGGCGAACACCATCGCGCCGGTGGCGTTGGGCACGAAGAAGACCCGGATCGAATCGGCCAACGACGCTGCAACTGCGTCGAAGCCGGCGACAGCAAAGGACGCGACCGTACCCGCGGTCGTGATCGCCGGGTACAGCAATCCCGCGACGACGAGATAGCGGACGACGCCGGGGACTCGATGCAGATCGCAACCCACGAGAAGCGCCGCACACAGCACGGTGCCCGCCGTTCGCATCACCGCCATCGCGACGCCCAGGATCCAGGGTTGGGCGTCGGGCTCGTGCGGCGTCCCGGCGATCCAGAGGAAGGCAACGACGAGCATGCCGACGAAGACGCCGGGCCAGCGGGAGACCCCGCGCCAGACGAGCACCGCGAGCGCTACGCCGCCTGCGGGCCAGAAAGCGGTGAGTAGGCCTTGCCTCGGTCCGTGCAGGCTGGCGATCGCGAGGAGAACGTAGGTGACCGCGAGGGCACCCGATTCGACGGTGAGCCGGAGCCACGCGTGTCGAAGCGCCGCGCCTCCCGATTCCTTCGGGAAGGTCATGTCTCCCCCTTCTTGCATTCCTTCCCTGGTCGGAGCGCGCCCAGCGCCGACACAGCTCGATCACGGCAATTGGCTCGAACCATAAGCATCCACGCTCGGACGGGGCCGGGGATGGCGCCAGACGCACGGAGTCAGTGCGGCTGGCGCGCCTTCCGCTCTCTCGCGCGGCGGGTGAACCTCGCGGAAGCAAGCCCACTTCACGGGTCATGAGCCAGGAGAACGGAATGGAACGCGAAGACTGGAACCAGCGGTATGCGGCAGAAGGACTCATCTGGACTGCCAGGGCGAATCGCTTCCTGGTCGCGGAGACCGAGGGTCTATCGCCTGGTCGCGCGCTGGATCTCGCCGCGGGTGAGGCGCGCAATGCGGTCTGGCTGGCAGAGCGGGGCTGGTCCGTGCGCGCGGTCGATTTCTCCGACGTCGCAATCACGAAGGCCAGGCAACTCGCCGCGCGCCGGAACGTCGCCGACCGGGTCGAGTTCCAGATCGCCGACCTGCGGGAGTACGAGCCGGAGGTCGAAGCCTACGACCTCGTTGCGCTCGTCTACCTGCAGATCCCGTGGGCCGATCTCGCCCCGATCCTCGTGCGAGCGGCACGTGCGGTCGCACCGGGCGGCACCTTCCTGCTCGTCGGTCACGACTCGACCAATCTCGCCGGCGGTTACGGCGGGCCTCGCAGCGCGGACGTGCTCTACACCGCAGAGCAGGTCGTCGGCGCACTGGCGGGTGCACTGGCGATCGTGAAGGCAGGGACCGTCGAGCGGCCGGTAGAGACCGAAGAGGGGACCCGGGTGGCGATCGACTGCATCGTGCGCGCCCGGCGAGCGTGACGTGGGCCCATACACATGGCGCCACGCGCACGATCGAAGTGCGTTTCGTGCGTCTTCCGCCATGTCTGGCTCGCCCCTACGCTCCTTGCATGTATCGACGGCCCGCCATCGGGCGAAGGAGTCTCCTTTGATTCGCTTCTCACAGGACCATGCAACCGAACGGGTGCAGTCGACGCGCGCGGCCTCATGGGCGCTCGCCGGCCTCTCGCTGTCCATGCTCCTCTCTTCGCTCGGCACCAGCATCGCCAACGTGGCGCTGCCGACGTTGGCCTCGGACTTCCAGGCCACCTTCCCTGCCGTCCAGTGGGTCGTCCTGGCGTACCTGCTCGCGATCACGTCCTCGATCGTGAGCGTCGGGCGACTCGGTGATCTCGTCGGCAGGCGCCGGCTGCTCGGGGCGGGGATCGTCGTCTTCACGGCAGCCTCGGTCGTGAGCGGGATCGCGCCGGCCCTCTGGCTGGTGATCGCCGCGCGTGCGGCGCAGGGCCTGGGAGCCGCCGTGATGATGGCGCTCACGATGGCGTTCGTGGCTGAGGTCGTGCCGAAGGCGAAGACCGGCAGCGCGATGGGCCTGCTCGGAACCACATCGGCGATCGGAACCGGCCTCGGGCCGTCGCTGGGTGGTGCTCTCATCGACTCGTTCGGCTGGCGCGCCGTCTTCCTCGTCAACGTCCCTCTCGGCCTTCTCGCGGTTCTCCTCGCGTACCGGTTCCTGCCTGCCGATCGCCCTGCGCCGGCAAAGCGTGTCGCGTTCGACCACGCCGGCACGGTGCTGCTCGCGATGACGCTTGCCGCATACGCGATCGCCGTCACCCTCGGCCGAGGGCACTTCGGCGTGAAGAACGTCGCGCTGCTCCTCGCTGCGGGAATCGGAGCCGCCCTCTTTCTCGTCGCGGAGACGAAGGCGGCGTCGCCTCTGGTCCGCCTTGCGATGTTCCGCGATGCGGCATTGAGCGCGAGCCTCGCGGCCAACGTGCTCGTCTCCACGGTGCTGATGTCGACGCTGGTCGTCGGGCCGTTCTACCTCGCACGAGCGCTGGGCCTCGACGTGGGGTCGGTCGGGATGGTGATGTCGGTCGGGCCGATCGTCGCCGCCCTCACCGGCTTTCCGGCGGGGCGCATCGTCGACCGCTTCGGCACCCGGCGCATGACGATCGCAGGACTCGGCGGTATCGCGCTCGGTGCGACGATCCTGGGGGTCCTGCCCGCCCCTCTCGGCGTTGCGGGGTATGTCGCTCCCGTGGCGCTCGTCACGGCGAGCTACGCGCTCTTCCAGGCGGCCAACAACACCGCGGTCATGCGCGACGTCGTCTCGAGCCAGCGAGGCGTCGTCTCGGGAACGCTCAACCTCTCCCGCAACCTCGGACTCATCACGGGTGCCTCCGCCATGGGCGCCGTTTTCGCCCTCGCCACGGGCGCTGACGACGTAACGACCGCATCTCCCCCGGCCATCGCAGCGGCCATGCGGATTACCTTCGCGGTCGCGGCAGCGCTCGTCCTGCTTGCGCTCGCTTGCGTGGCGGCAAGCCACGCATTCCCGGCAAGGTCGCGCCTTCCGGACGCCGCGGCCTGACGCGCGTCCCTACGCCGCCCCCCGCTCTCTTCGCCAAAACACAGCTCACGAGACGCGACTCACGCGTCTCGCGGGTCCCCTATTGCCATCTGGTGACGACATGAACACGAAGACAAAGGCCATATTGATTGCATCTCTCTTCGCACTCGCCGGCCCCGGAGCCGCAGCGGCGGAGACGCCTGCCGAGGAGGTGCCAGCGGCTGCCCAGGCGCCGAGCTCGGGTTACGACAACGGTTTCGTACTGCGCAGCGCCGACGGAGTGAACCGTCTCCGGATTTCCGGTCTGTTCCAGCCCCAATTCGCTGCTCAGGATCCTGCTGAGGACGAGAATGCCTTCTTCCTCAATCGCGCTCGAATCGGCCTCCTTGGAAACGTATTCAGCAAGGACCTGAACTACCTGTTCGTTGCCGAGTTCAGCGGCGCCAGCCCGAAGCTCATGTTCTTGAGCCTCGACTACACGTTCGTGCCGGACTGGCTCGCGGTGAGCGTGGGCCAGATGAAGCGGCCTTTCTCGAGGCCTTTCATCACGCAAGCCAGCAGCATGTCGATGATCGATCGACCGCTGACCGTCGGCCCGGACGTCTTCGGAGACAGCTCCGACATCGGCGTGATGCTGCACAACGGCACGTCCAACCCGTTCGAATACTCGGTGGGTGTCTTCAGCGGCGCCGGCCCCAACGTGGTGCCGGAAAAAGCCCATCCGTTGGTCGGCATGCGCGTCGGCTACAACACCGGCGGATTGAGCCAGTACCGTGAAAGCGATCTCGAGGGCGGAGCGCCGCGCTTCGGCATCGGTGCGGCGGCCCTCCTCGACTTCGATGCGGACGGCGACAACCAGTCGTTCACGAGCGGTCTCGTCGACGCGATGTTCAAATCCTACGGGACCTCGCTGACCTCGGCCATCTACGTCGGCACGCGCCAGGACGGCTCGGATTGGTCCGACCAGCGCTTCAGCGGCATCGGGCACTACACGCAGTTGGGCCACGTCATCGCCGGCCGGTTCGAGCCGGTCGTTCGCTACTCGTTCCTGCTGCCCGAAGGTCCGGCGCCTGACCGGCACGAGGTCGCGGGCGGATTGAACGTCTTTTTCCACGGGCATGCGCTGAAGCTGCAGAACGTCGTGACGGTCGGCCTCCAGCCAGGCGGCGGGAGCGACACGCAGGACGTGCGCTTCCAGTCCCAGCTCACCCTCGCGCTCTGACGCACTCACGACACGGAGAAGAACCATGAAGAGGCGAATCGTGATCGCGGTGCTGCTCGCAGCGGCCGTTGCTGGAAGCGCCTGGCTCGTAGGGCGTGCAGAAGCGAAGGTCGGAGCGGAGGCGACCAGTGGCGCCGCCGCGGTACCCGAAATCCCGGTGGAGGAAGTGGCGGTCCGCACGCTCGCAGAACGAGTGCAGTTGACGGGGACGCTCGCGGCGGTGGAGAGCGTGGACCTCCGCTCGCAGGTGAGCGGCTACGTGGAGTCGATCTCCGTGCCGGAGGGCGGCGTGGTGAAGCGGGGGCAGCTCCTCTTCTCGCTGGACGCTCGTCCCTTCCAGGCATCGCTCCACCGCGCTCGCGCAGAGCTGGCGCAGGCGCGGGAGCGGCTCGCCCTTGCAGAGCGCCAGGCGGAACGGGCCGAGTCCCTCGCAGCCGATCGGGTCATCTCACAGAGCAGATTCGACGACATCGCGGCAACCCGCGGAGACGCACGGGCGCAGGTCGATGCGGCACGGGCCGCGCTCGCTGCAGCGGAGCTCGAGCTCGGCTACACCCGCATCGCGTCGCCCATCGACGGTCGCGTCGGGGAGGCACTCGTGCGTCCGGGCAACCTGGTCAGTGGCGGTACCGACGGCGCCACGCTGCTTACGACCATCGTCTCGATCGATCCGATCCACGTGCAGTTCGACGTCGACGAGCCGACATACCTCCGGCTCGCTGCCGCCCGGCACGAAGAGGTAGAGGTCGAGGTGGAGATCGCTGGCGCGCAGACGATCACTCGATACGCACGGCTCGATTTCCTCGGCAACCGGATCGACCCGTCCTCTGGCACCGCACGGGCCCGCGCGGTCCTCGCCAACTCCGACGGCGCCTTGAGCCCCGGCCTGTTCGCCCGCGTACGGGTGCCGACCTCCGCACCGGCGCCCACCCCGCTGGTGAGCGATCGTGCCGTCGCGTCGGATCAGGGCGGCCGCTACGTCCTCGTCGTCGACGAGCAGAACGTCGTGCGACACCGAGCGGTGCAGCTCGGCGCCATGGAGGACGGCAAGCGTGTCGTACGCGACGGGCTCACCCCCGGCGAGAAGGTCGTGGTCGGCGGAAGGGTCCGGCCTGGGATGACGGTCCGGCCCCGGCTGCCGGCGGACAGCGATGCGCCGCTCGCAGGAGGCACGCCGTGAAGTTCACCCACTTCTTCGTCGATCGGCCCATCTTCGCCGTCGTGCTCTCGGTGATCCTCGTGATCGTCGGCGGCCTGGCCCTCGTGGATCTGCCCTTGAGCGAGTACCCGTCGGTGAGCCCGCCCACGGTGGTGGTCCGCGCCGGCTATCCGGGCGCCAACCCGAAGGTGATCGCAGAGACCGTGGCTGGCCCCATCGAGCAGGAGATCAACGGCGTGGAGGGCATGGAATACATGTCTTCGCAGGCGACGGCGGATGGCTGGCTGACGCTCACCGTCACCTTCGCGCAGGGGATCGATCCGGATCTGGCCCAGGTGCAGGTGCAGAACCGCGTGGCACGCGCCCTGCCGCGTCTACCGCCCGAGACGCAGCGGCTCGGCGTCACCTCCGAGAAGACCTCGCCCGCCATGCTCATGGTCGTGCACCTCGTCTCGCCCGGCGAGACACGCGATCCGCTCTTCCTCTCGAACTACGCGCGGCTGCAGGTCCGCGACGAGATCGCGCGTACGCCTGGCGTGGGTAGCGTCCGCATCACCGGTGCGGGCGAGTACTCGCTGCGTGTCTGGCTGGATCCGCAGAAGCTCGCCGCGCGCAGGCTGACCGCGAGCGACGTCGTCCGCGCGATCCGTGAGCAGAACGTGCAGGTGGCCGCGGGAACCCTGGGCCAGCCGCCCGGCGGCCCCACTTCCGCCTTCCAGATCCCGGTGACGACCCAGGGTCGACTCTCGGACGAGGAGCAGTTCCGCGAGATCGTGATCAAGACCGGCGCCGATGGCCAGGTCACCCGGCTGCAGGACGTGGCGCGGGTCGAGCTCGGCGCCAACACGTACGCGTTCCGCGGCCTGATCGATGGCAAGCCCGCCGTAGCCCTCCAGATCGCCCAGACGCCCGGCGCAAACGCACTCGACGTGGCTGCGGCGGTTCGCGCCCGGATGGCCGAGCTCGAGGCCGACTTTCCCGAGGGCGTCGATTACCGGATCGCATACGATCCGACCATCTTCGTGCAGGCCTCGATCGACGAGGTGTTCACCACGCTCCTCGAGGCGGTGCTGCTCGTGGTCCTGGTGGTGATCCTCTTCCTCCAGTCGTGGCGCGCCTCGATCATTCCGCTCGTCGCCGTTCCGATCTCGCTCGTCGGTACCGCCGCGGTGATGCACGTCCTCGGCTTCTCCCTCAACACACTCTCGCTCTTCGGCCTCGTGCTCTCCATCGGCATCGTGGTCGACGACGCCATCGTGGTGGTCGAGAACGTGGAGCGGCACCTCGCGGCGGGCCTCGGTCCGAAGGCAGCCGCACGCCGCGCGATGACCGAGGTCACGGGGCCCATCATCGCGATCACCTCGGTGCTCGCTGCCGTGTTCATCCCCACCGCCTTCCTCGGG is part of the Vulgatibacter sp. genome and harbors:
- a CDS encoding SAM-dependent methyltransferase, with product MEREDWNQRYAAEGLIWTARANRFLVAETEGLSPGRALDLAAGEARNAVWLAERGWSVRAVDFSDVAITKARQLAARRNVADRVEFQIADLREYEPEVEAYDLVALVYLQIPWADLAPILVRAARAVAPGGTFLLVGHDSTNLAGGYGGPRSADVLYTAEQVVGALAGALAIVKAGTVERPVETEEGTRVAIDCIVRARRA
- a CDS encoding MFS transporter; protein product: MIRFSQDHATERVQSTRAASWALAGLSLSMLLSSLGTSIANVALPTLASDFQATFPAVQWVVLAYLLAITSSIVSVGRLGDLVGRRRLLGAGIVVFTAASVVSGIAPALWLVIAARAAQGLGAAVMMALTMAFVAEVVPKAKTGSAMGLLGTTSAIGTGLGPSLGGALIDSFGWRAVFLVNVPLGLLAVLLAYRFLPADRPAPAKRVAFDHAGTVLLAMTLAAYAIAVTLGRGHFGVKNVALLLAAGIGAALFLVAETKAASPLVRLAMFRDAALSASLAANVLVSTVLMSTLVVGPFYLARALGLDVGSVGMVMSVGPIVAALTGFPAGRIVDRFGTRRMTIAGLGGIALGATILGVLPAPLGVAGYVAPVALVTASYALFQAANNTAVMRDVVSSQRGVVSGTLNLSRNLGLITGASAMGAVFALATGADDVTTASPPAIAAAMRITFAVAAALVLLALACVAASHAFPARSRLPDAAA
- a CDS encoding porin produces the protein MNTKTKAILIASLFALAGPGAAAAETPAEEVPAAAQAPSSGYDNGFVLRSADGVNRLRISGLFQPQFAAQDPAEDENAFFLNRARIGLLGNVFSKDLNYLFVAEFSGASPKLMFLSLDYTFVPDWLAVSVGQMKRPFSRPFITQASSMSMIDRPLTVGPDVFGDSSDIGVMLHNGTSNPFEYSVGVFSGAGPNVVPEKAHPLVGMRVGYNTGGLSQYRESDLEGGAPRFGIGAAALLDFDADGDNQSFTSGLVDAMFKSYGTSLTSAIYVGTRQDGSDWSDQRFSGIGHYTQLGHVIAGRFEPVVRYSFLLPEGPAPDRHEVAGGLNVFFHGHALKLQNVVTVGLQPGGGSDTQDVRFQSQLTLAL
- a CDS encoding efflux RND transporter periplasmic adaptor subunit, with product MKRRIVIAVLLAAAVAGSAWLVGRAEAKVGAEATSGAAAVPEIPVEEVAVRTLAERVQLTGTLAAVESVDLRSQVSGYVESISVPEGGVVKRGQLLFSLDARPFQASLHRARAELAQARERLALAERQAERAESLAADRVISQSRFDDIAATRGDARAQVDAARAALAAAELELGYTRIASPIDGRVGEALVRPGNLVSGGTDGATLLTTIVSIDPIHVQFDVDEPTYLRLAAARHEEVEVEVEIAGAQTITRYARLDFLGNRIDPSSGTARARAVLANSDGALSPGLFARVRVPTSAPAPTPLVSDRAVASDQGGRYVLVVDEQNVVRHRAVQLGAMEDGKRVVRDGLTPGEKVVVGGRVRPGMTVRPRLPADSDAPLAGGTP